In Streptomyces chartreusis NRRL 3882, the following are encoded in one genomic region:
- a CDS encoding MarR family winged helix-turn-helix transcriptional regulator, translating to MPKPLSLSFDPIARADERWKQRWGNVPSMAAITSIMRAQQILLAEVDAVVKPYGLTFARYEALVLLTFSKSGELPMSKIGERLMVHPTSVTNTVDRLVKSGLVAKRPNPNDGRGTLASITDKGREVVEAATRDLMAMDFGLGAYDAEECAEIFAMLRPLRIAAGDFEEG from the coding sequence GTGCCGAAGCCGCTCAGTCTCTCCTTCGATCCGATCGCGCGCGCCGACGAACGCTGGAAGCAGCGCTGGGGAAACGTGCCGTCCATGGCCGCGATCACCTCGATCATGCGCGCCCAGCAGATCCTCCTCGCCGAGGTCGACGCGGTGGTCAAGCCGTACGGGCTGACGTTCGCGCGGTACGAGGCGCTGGTGCTGCTCACCTTCTCCAAGTCGGGCGAGCTGCCGATGTCCAAGATCGGCGAGCGGCTCATGGTGCATCCCACGTCGGTGACGAACACGGTGGACCGGCTCGTGAAGTCGGGTCTCGTCGCCAAGCGGCCCAACCCCAACGACGGGCGCGGCACCCTCGCCAGCATCACCGACAAGGGCCGCGAGGTGGTCGAGGCGGCGACCCGCGACCTGATGGCGATGGACTTCGGGCTCGGGGCGTACGACGCGGAGGAGTGTGCCGAGATCTTCGCGATGCTGCGCCCGCTGCGGATCGCCGCGGGGGACTTCGAGGAGGGGTGA
- a CDS encoding antibiotic biosynthesis monooxygenase family protein yields the protein MTGEAPAPARVRVVRLLRVREGREAEFVDAYEGVRDGAMRSPGHLREQLCRSVDDPGRWLLTSEWESLEAIKRWRTDPDHSALVGPMNACLHDDRWTGVFEIVPESTGDRRPRQG from the coding sequence GTGACCGGGGAGGCGCCGGCACCGGCGCGGGTGCGAGTGGTGCGCCTGCTGCGCGTCAGGGAGGGAAGGGAAGCGGAGTTCGTGGACGCCTACGAAGGTGTACGCGACGGCGCCATGCGGTCTCCCGGGCATCTGCGCGAACAGCTCTGCCGCTCCGTCGACGATCCCGGTCGGTGGCTGCTCACCAGCGAGTGGGAAAGCCTCGAAGCCATCAAACGGTGGCGGACCGACCCCGATCACAGCGCTCTGGTCGGGCCGATGAACGCCTGTCTGCACGACGACCGGTGGACCGGGGTCTTCGAGATCGTGCCCGAGAGCACCGGTGACCGAAGGCCGAGACAGGGCTGA
- a CDS encoding cytochrome P450 family protein, whose amino-acid sequence MTQAFASEEMSPEEAAAAASACSREFRADPHPVYAALRASAPVCPLKPPHGVDTFLITRYDDARAALADPRLSKDMYGAIDAYHRIFGDSSIALDDNMLFSDPPKHTRLRRIVGTTFTPKRVESLRPKVQKITDELLDRCPASEPVNLLQEFCFPLPLHVICELLGVPENERRQAQEWSATVAQTGFGPEARKALELAEGNLRDYLVDLIARKRREPDGALLSALVTAQDEDGALTDHELVSTAWVLLFAGHKSTAYQIGNAVYHLLSRPEQKRLAFRDPEATAAAVEEIFRFETSVENSTFRYATEDIKMRDTLIPKGALVQISLTAANRDPEMFPDPDRMDVERPNVQATHLAFGLGPHYCIGAPLARLEMQIALATLFGRHPGMALVGEPEDVRWLTVPFPAFRGLAELPVVLDPS is encoded by the coding sequence ATGACGCAAGCGTTCGCATCCGAGGAAATGTCGCCCGAAGAGGCCGCTGCCGCCGCCTCGGCCTGCAGCCGGGAGTTTCGCGCCGACCCGCATCCCGTCTACGCCGCGCTCAGGGCTTCAGCGCCCGTATGCCCGCTGAAGCCCCCGCACGGGGTCGACACGTTTCTCATCACCCGGTACGACGACGCCCGTGCCGCCCTGGCCGATCCCCGGCTGAGCAAGGACATGTACGGCGCCATCGACGCCTACCACCGGATCTTCGGCGACTCGTCGATCGCCCTGGACGACAACATGCTCTTCTCGGACCCTCCGAAGCACACGAGGCTCCGCAGGATCGTCGGCACCACCTTCACCCCCAAAAGGGTGGAATCGCTGCGTCCGAAGGTCCAGAAGATCACCGACGAACTGCTGGACCGCTGCCCGGCATCGGAGCCCGTGAACCTCCTCCAGGAGTTCTGCTTCCCGCTGCCGCTGCACGTGATCTGTGAACTCCTCGGCGTCCCGGAGAACGAACGCAGGCAAGCCCAGGAATGGTCGGCCACCGTCGCTCAGACCGGCTTCGGGCCGGAGGCGAGAAAGGCGCTGGAGCTGGCCGAGGGCAACCTGCGCGACTACCTGGTGGACCTGATCGCGCGCAAGCGGAGGGAGCCGGACGGAGCTCTGCTCAGCGCACTCGTCACGGCGCAGGACGAGGACGGCGCGCTCACCGACCACGAACTCGTCTCCACCGCGTGGGTGCTGCTCTTCGCGGGCCACAAGTCGACCGCGTACCAGATCGGCAACGCCGTCTACCACCTGCTCAGCCGGCCGGAGCAGAAGCGCCTGGCGTTCCGGGACCCGGAGGCGACGGCCGCAGCCGTCGAGGAGATCTTCCGGTTCGAGACCTCCGTGGAGAACTCGACGTTCCGCTACGCGACGGAAGACATCAAGATGCGCGACACGCTCATCCCCAAGGGTGCGCTCGTGCAGATCTCGCTCACGGCGGCCAACCGGGACCCGGAGATGTTCCCCGACCCGGACCGCATGGACGTCGAGCGCCCGAACGTCCAGGCGACGCACCTCGCGTTCGGCCTCGGCCCGCACTACTGCATCGGCGCGCCCCTGGCACGTCTGGAGATGCAGATCGCCCTCGCCACGCTCTTCGGGCGCCACCCCGGCATGGCCCTGGTCGGGGAGCCGGAGGACGTGCGCTGGCTGACCGTGCCGTTCCCCGCCTTCCGCGGGCTCGCGGAACTCCCCGTCGTCCTCGACCCGTCGTGA
- a CDS encoding FAD-dependent monooxygenase has product MTRKPVNGRGVESVPVLIAGGSLVGLSTSVFLGRLGIEHMLVERHAETSTHPRGRGNNVRTMEIFRTAGLEQSVREAAFALAGNDGVLQVDTLVGDQRRWIVDDIAAGMDVSRVSSSNWCLCSQNDLEPVLLNRARRGGDIRFGAELLSFAQDEEGVLARIMRRDTGETYSVKADFLVAADGPRSPVRKSLGIGQSGPGALFHNVSVTFRSKTLKEYVGPRRFIVCYTTDPQGEGALLPVDNEERWVIHIPWYPDRGETLEDFGNERCAAHIRAAAGVPDIDVEITGKAPWHASKRVADSYGRGRVFLVGDAAHEMPPNGAFGSNTGIQDAHNLAWKLAAVLGGWAGLPLLDTYECERRPVAVTTSARASRQAAEEQHPAFRPAAGRNNDAADLMTVALCYRYASKAVVGASPQQPVVPETFLIDGAPGSRAPHMWVWARGARISTLDLYERSFVVLAGAEGHEWRRAAEQAGENLGVPVEVYLVGDGPDHDLVPEPDADWAALHGTAADGAVLVRPDGFVAWRAPTHLPSAGRVLTDVLQTVLCRD; this is encoded by the coding sequence ATGACGAGGAAACCAGTGAACGGACGCGGAGTGGAATCTGTACCAGTTCTCATCGCAGGCGGATCCCTGGTGGGTCTTTCCACCTCCGTGTTCCTGGGTCGTCTTGGAATCGAGCACATGCTCGTGGAGCGGCACGCCGAGACGTCGACGCACCCGCGGGGCCGCGGGAACAACGTGCGCACCATGGAGATCTTCCGGACCGCCGGACTGGAGCAGAGTGTGCGGGAGGCTGCCTTCGCTCTCGCCGGGAACGACGGCGTGCTCCAGGTGGACACCCTCGTCGGGGACCAGCGCAGGTGGATCGTCGACGACATCGCCGCAGGCATGGACGTCTCCCGGGTCAGCTCCTCGAACTGGTGTCTGTGCAGCCAGAACGACCTGGAGCCGGTCCTGCTGAACCGCGCGCGCCGGGGCGGAGACATCCGCTTCGGGGCGGAGCTGCTCTCCTTCGCGCAGGACGAAGAGGGAGTCCTGGCCCGGATCATGCGCCGGGACACCGGTGAGACCTATTCCGTGAAAGCTGATTTCCTGGTGGCCGCCGATGGCCCGAGAAGCCCCGTTCGCAAAAGTCTTGGTATCGGCCAGTCCGGGCCCGGTGCCCTGTTTCACAACGTCAGTGTCACGTTCCGGAGCAAGACCCTCAAGGAATACGTCGGACCGAGGCGCTTCATCGTCTGTTACACCACCGATCCACAGGGGGAAGGCGCCTTGCTGCCCGTGGACAACGAGGAGCGGTGGGTCATCCATATCCCTTGGTACCCCGATCGGGGCGAAACCCTGGAGGACTTCGGAAACGAGCGCTGCGCCGCGCATATTCGCGCGGCCGCCGGTGTTCCGGACATTGATGTCGAGATCACAGGGAAAGCGCCCTGGCACGCTTCCAAACGAGTCGCGGACAGCTACGGGCGGGGGCGGGTCTTTCTGGTCGGTGACGCGGCTCATGAAATGCCGCCCAACGGGGCGTTCGGCTCCAACACCGGGATCCAGGACGCCCACAACCTCGCCTGGAAGCTCGCCGCGGTACTCGGCGGCTGGGCCGGCCTGCCGCTGCTCGACACCTACGAGTGCGAACGTCGGCCGGTCGCTGTCACGACGAGCGCACGGGCCTCCCGGCAGGCCGCCGAGGAGCAGCACCCCGCGTTCCGCCCGGCAGCGGGACGCAACAACGACGCGGCGGACCTCATGACGGTCGCGCTCTGCTACCGGTACGCCTCGAAAGCCGTGGTGGGCGCTTCCCCTCAGCAGCCGGTCGTCCCGGAGACCTTCCTGATCGACGGAGCGCCGGGGAGCCGCGCACCCCATATGTGGGTCTGGGCGCGTGGCGCCAGGATCTCCACTCTCGATCTGTACGAGCGTTCCTTCGTGGTGCTCGCCGGGGCCGAAGGCCACGAGTGGCGCCGCGCCGCGGAGCAGGCCGGCGAGAACCTGGGCGTTCCGGTCGAGGTGTATCTCGTCGGAGACGGCCCTGACCACGACCTCGTTCCCGAGCCGGATGCCGACTGGGCGGCGCTGCACGGCACCGCCGCCGACGGTGCCGTCCTCGTGCGCCCGGACGGTTTCGTCGCCTGGCGCGCCCCCACCCACCTGCCGTCCGCCGGCCGTGTCCTGACGGACGTACTGCAGACCGTGCTCTGCCGCGACTGA
- a CDS encoding amidohydrolase family protein, which yields MTFEEGPVAGRVDVHHHFTAPAWLDWAEERGVVNRERLPWWTRWDLDAALQVMDKTGISTAVMTVAMLGRFRERAQRQESARIALRAAADVVEDHPARFAFFTPVFLDDLELSQWSLRFGLDELGAVGVSTRTSMDGVYLGDAGHDRLLEELNDRSAVVSTHPMEVPAGKAGDPGGSPGLPGMPPFVCDFLMDTTRAAINLIRNGTLDRYPNLSFVLPHGGGFLPYMATRLELFGGHLTPGIEPGRVRDYLHRFYFDTAGPMSPSATPTLLATVDPGRVLFGTDWPPTPAQVVADIAVPALDSDPFVSPEQLRGINRENALRLLPALARSS from the coding sequence ATGACATTCGAAGAAGGCCCCGTCGCGGGCCGAGTGGACGTCCACCACCATTTCACCGCGCCGGCCTGGCTGGACTGGGCGGAAGAACGCGGTGTCGTCAACCGCGAGAGGCTGCCCTGGTGGACACGCTGGGACCTGGACGCGGCTCTGCAGGTCATGGACAAGACGGGCATCAGCACCGCCGTCATGACCGTCGCGATGCTCGGACGGTTCCGCGAACGCGCGCAGCGCCAGGAGAGCGCACGGATCGCCCTGCGGGCGGCGGCCGACGTCGTCGAGGACCACCCCGCGCGCTTCGCCTTCTTCACTCCTGTGTTCCTGGACGACCTGGAGCTCTCCCAGTGGAGCCTCCGTTTCGGACTCGACGAGCTCGGGGCCGTCGGAGTGAGCACGAGAACGAGCATGGACGGTGTCTACCTCGGCGACGCCGGCCACGACCGCCTCCTGGAGGAACTGAACGACCGGTCCGCCGTCGTCAGCACGCACCCCATGGAAGTGCCGGCCGGAAAGGCCGGCGATCCCGGCGGCAGCCCCGGACTGCCGGGGATGCCGCCCTTCGTGTGCGACTTCCTCATGGACACCACACGCGCGGCCATCAACCTGATCCGCAACGGCACCCTGGACCGCTATCCGAATCTCAGCTTCGTCCTTCCCCACGGAGGAGGCTTCCTGCCGTACATGGCCACTCGGCTCGAACTCTTCGGCGGGCACCTCACCCCCGGGATCGAGCCGGGCAGGGTCCGTGACTACCTCCACCGGTTCTACTTCGACACGGCGGGCCCCATGTCCCCCTCCGCCACGCCCACGCTGCTGGCCACGGTGGATCCCGGCCGGGTCCTGTTCGGCACGGACTGGCCGCCCACCCCCGCACAGGTCGTCGCCGACATCGCCGTACCCGCTCTGGACAGCGACCCCTTCGTCTCACCCGAGCAGCTCAGGGGCATCAACCGGGAGAACGCCCTGCGTCTGCTGCCGGCACTGGCGCGCTCCTCGTAG
- a CDS encoding TcmI family type II polyketide cyclase has protein sequence MHHALIVARMAPHSAPDIAEVFAASDRGELPRLVGVTQRSLFQFGDVYMHFIEAEQDPAPAIARVAGHPEFRDISSRLEAYVSPYDPQTWRGPKDAMAQCFYHWERDAAPATR, from the coding sequence ATGCACCACGCCCTGATCGTCGCCCGGATGGCCCCGCACTCGGCCCCGGACATCGCCGAGGTCTTCGCGGCCTCCGACCGCGGCGAACTGCCCCGCCTCGTCGGGGTGACCCAGCGTTCCCTCTTCCAGTTCGGCGATGTGTACATGCACTTCATCGAGGCCGAGCAGGACCCGGCCCCCGCCATCGCGCGGGTGGCCGGGCACCCCGAGTTCCGTGACATCAGCAGCAGGCTCGAGGCGTACGTCAGCCCGTACGACCCGCAGACCTGGCGCGGTCCGAAGGACGCGATGGCGCAGTGCTTCTACCACTGGGAGAGAGACGCGGCCCCGGCCACCCGGTGA
- a CDS encoding SRPBCC family protein yields MAGHTENEITIAAPLDLVWDMTNDIERWPQLFSEYAAAEVLSRQGDTVTFRLTMHPDENGKVWSWVSERTTDRDKLTVTARRVEPGPFEYMNIRWEYEETPDGIRMRWTQDFAMKPDAPVDDAGMTDIINRNSPVQMALIRDRIEQAADERRTSPVTPA; encoded by the coding sequence ATGGCAGGGCACACCGAGAACGAGATCACCATCGCCGCACCCCTCGACCTCGTCTGGGACATGACCAACGACATCGAGAGATGGCCGCAGCTGTTCAGCGAGTACGCGGCCGCCGAGGTGCTGTCCCGGCAGGGCGACACGGTCACCTTCCGCCTGACCATGCACCCCGACGAGAACGGCAAGGTGTGGAGCTGGGTGTCGGAACGGACCACCGACCGCGACAAGCTCACCGTCACGGCACGCCGGGTCGAACCCGGTCCGTTCGAGTACATGAACATCCGCTGGGAGTACGAGGAGACCCCCGACGGCATCCGGATGCGCTGGACCCAGGACTTCGCCATGAAGCCGGACGCGCCGGTCGACGACGCCGGGATGACGGACATCATCAACCGCAACTCGCCCGTCCAGATGGCCCTCATCCGCGACCGCATCGAGCAGGCCGCCGACGAGCGGCGGACCTCGCCCGTCACGCCCGCCTGA
- a CDS encoding acyl carrier protein translates to MSSEVTLEELAALMKKAAGVTVDPHDLEARVDTPFAEFGLDSLGLLGIVGELENRHARALPTDAEKCRTPRDFLDLVNSTLTAGA, encoded by the coding sequence ATGAGCAGTGAAGTGACCCTCGAAGAGCTGGCCGCACTGATGAAGAAGGCCGCCGGTGTCACCGTCGACCCGCACGACCTCGAAGCCCGGGTGGACACCCCCTTCGCCGAGTTCGGGCTGGATTCGCTGGGCCTCCTGGGCATCGTGGGCGAGCTGGAGAACCGGCACGCCCGGGCGCTGCCCACCGACGCGGAGAAGTGCAGGACCCCCCGCGACTTCCTCGACCTCGTCAACAGCACCCTCACGGCAGGAGCCTGA
- a CDS encoding ketosynthase chain-length factor, which produces MSAQPNRRTAITGIGVVAPNGLQTETYWKSVAEGLSVLDRIAREGCGHLPLRVAGEVRGFDPTALIEETFLVQTDRFSHFAMAAAGAALKDAGLGDAAGDSPYSVGVVTAAGSGGGEFGQRELQKLWGQGSRFVGPYQSIAWFYAASTGQISIRSGFKGPCGVVASDEAGGLDAVAHAARTVGRGTDVVVVGAAEAPLAPYSMVCQLGYPELSTVEDPARAYRPFTSEACGFVPAEGGAVLIVEDLDRARRRDADVRAIVAGHAATFTGASRWDRSREGLAQAVRGALDEAGCAPEEIDVVFADAMGVPEADRAEALALADALGPHGTRVPVTAPKTGIGRSYCGAPLLDVAAAVMAMEEGRIPPTPNVFDVCHDIDLVTSTARPAELSTALVLSRGLMGSNAALILRRDPGPAAR; this is translated from the coding sequence ATGAGTGCTCAGCCGAACCGTCGCACCGCCATCACGGGGATCGGTGTGGTCGCGCCCAACGGACTGCAGACGGAGACCTACTGGAAGTCCGTCGCGGAGGGCCTGTCCGTACTCGACCGGATCGCCCGGGAGGGATGCGGGCACCTTCCGCTCCGCGTCGCCGGCGAGGTGCGGGGATTCGACCCCACGGCGCTCATCGAGGAGACCTTCCTCGTCCAGACCGACCGCTTCAGCCACTTCGCGATGGCCGCCGCCGGTGCGGCCCTGAAGGACGCGGGACTGGGCGATGCGGCCGGCGACTCCCCGTACTCCGTCGGTGTGGTCACCGCCGCCGGGTCCGGTGGCGGCGAATTCGGCCAGCGGGAGCTGCAGAAGCTGTGGGGGCAGGGGTCCCGCTTCGTCGGTCCCTACCAGTCCATCGCCTGGTTCTACGCGGCCAGCACGGGCCAGATATCCATCCGCAGCGGCTTCAAGGGTCCCTGCGGCGTGGTCGCGAGCGACGAGGCCGGCGGGCTGGACGCCGTCGCGCACGCCGCCCGGACCGTGGGGCGGGGAACCGACGTGGTCGTGGTCGGGGCGGCCGAAGCGCCGCTCGCTCCGTACTCGATGGTCTGCCAGCTCGGATACCCGGAACTCAGCACGGTCGAGGACCCGGCGCGGGCCTACCGCCCCTTCACCTCCGAGGCCTGCGGCTTCGTCCCGGCCGAGGGCGGTGCCGTGCTGATCGTCGAGGACCTGGACCGCGCACGCCGACGCGACGCGGACGTCCGCGCCATCGTGGCGGGCCATGCGGCCACGTTCACCGGCGCCTCGCGCTGGGACCGCTCACGGGAGGGGCTCGCCCAGGCCGTCCGCGGTGCCCTCGACGAGGCCGGCTGCGCACCGGAGGAGATCGACGTGGTCTTCGCCGACGCGATGGGTGTCCCGGAGGCGGACCGCGCCGAGGCCCTCGCCCTCGCCGACGCCCTCGGCCCGCACGGCACCCGCGTGCCCGTCACGGCTCCCAAGACCGGCATCGGGAGGTCCTACTGCGGGGCACCCCTGCTGGACGTCGCCGCCGCGGTGATGGCCATGGAGGAAGGACGGATCCCGCCCACGCCCAACGTCTTCGACGTCTGCCACGACATCGACCTGGTGACGTCGACGGCGCGCCCGGCCGAGCTGAGCACGGCCCTGGTCCTCAGCCGTGGACTCATGGGCTCCAACGCGGCGCTGATACTGCGCCGCGACCCGGGACCGGCCGCCCGGTGA
- a CDS encoding beta-ketoacyl-[acyl-carrier-protein] synthase family protein — protein MTRRVAVTGIGVVAPGGIGVPAFWDLLSSGRTATRGITLFDPEGLRSRIAAECDFDPLAHGLDPGLVERADRYIQFAVVAAAEAVADSGIEFGAEDPWRVAVSLGSAVGGTTRLEHDYVLVSERGQRWDVDHRAAGPQLHRAFSPSTLASDVAEYFGAQGPVQTVSTGCTSGLDAVGYGFHTIEDGRADICVAGASDSPISPITMACFDAIRATSPNNDDPAHASRPFDAHRDGFVMGEGSAVLVLEELEHARARGAHVYCEIRGYATFGNAYHMTGLTSEGLEMARAIDTALGQARLDPSLIDYVNAHGSGTRQNDRHETAAVKRSLGAHAYDTPMSSIKSMVGHSLGAIGAIEVVACVLALAHQVVPPTANYETPDPECDLDYVPRTARPRKLANVLSVGSGFGGFQSAVLLTEPAGRNR, from the coding sequence GTGACCCGGCGGGTGGCGGTCACCGGCATCGGTGTCGTCGCCCCGGGCGGTATCGGGGTGCCGGCCTTCTGGGACCTCCTCTCGAGCGGCCGTACCGCGACGCGCGGCATCACACTGTTCGATCCCGAGGGGTTGCGGTCACGTATCGCGGCCGAGTGCGACTTCGACCCGCTCGCGCACGGGCTCGATCCCGGCCTGGTCGAACGCGCCGACCGGTACATACAGTTCGCCGTCGTCGCCGCCGCCGAGGCGGTGGCCGACAGCGGCATCGAGTTCGGCGCCGAGGACCCCTGGCGCGTGGCCGTCTCGCTCGGCAGCGCCGTGGGCGGCACGACCCGCCTGGAGCACGACTACGTCCTGGTCAGCGAGCGAGGGCAACGCTGGGACGTCGACCACCGCGCCGCCGGCCCGCAGCTGCACCGGGCGTTCTCGCCCAGCACCCTGGCGTCCGACGTCGCCGAGTACTTCGGCGCCCAGGGGCCGGTGCAGACCGTGTCGACCGGCTGCACCTCCGGACTCGACGCGGTGGGCTACGGCTTCCACACGATCGAGGACGGCCGCGCCGACATCTGCGTCGCCGGAGCGTCCGACTCCCCGATCTCCCCGATCACCATGGCCTGCTTCGACGCCATCAGGGCGACATCGCCGAACAACGACGACCCGGCGCACGCCTCCCGGCCCTTCGACGCCCACCGCGACGGATTCGTCATGGGAGAAGGCTCCGCCGTGCTCGTCCTGGAGGAGCTCGAACACGCCCGTGCCCGTGGCGCGCACGTCTACTGCGAGATCCGCGGCTACGCCACCTTCGGCAACGCGTACCACATGACCGGACTGACCAGCGAGGGCCTGGAGATGGCGAGGGCCATCGACACCGCGCTCGGACAGGCCCGGCTGGATCCCTCACTCATCGACTACGTCAACGCCCACGGCTCGGGCACCCGCCAGAACGACCGTCACGAGACCGCCGCGGTCAAGCGGTCCCTGGGCGCCCACGCCTATGACACGCCCATGAGTTCGATCAAGTCCATGGTGGGCCACTCGCTCGGTGCGATCGGCGCGATCGAGGTCGTCGCCTGCGTGCTGGCCCTGGCCCACCAGGTGGTCCCGCCGACGGCGAACTACGAGACCCCGGACCCCGAGTGCGACCTGGACTACGTACCGCGCACCGCGCGCCCGCGCAAGCTCGCCAACGTGCTGTCCGTGGGCAGCGGCTTCGGCGGGTTCCAGTCCGCAGTGCTCCTGACAGAGCCGGCCGGGAGGAATCGATGA
- a CDS encoding cupin domain-containing protein — protein MYKTRPRIVDLSETEPNRKRGGDLRTLLTPLTVGSTSGFMGLAIMQPGERISEHYHPYSEEFVYVVQGELEVDLDDVTHPIRADQGLMVPIGMRHRFRNVGDVEARMVFHLGPLAPKPSMGHVDTEALEGNASGETYPAVQEDGAQPERRGVPS, from the coding sequence ATGTACAAGACGCGCCCGCGCATCGTGGACCTCAGCGAGACCGAGCCGAACCGCAAGCGTGGCGGCGACCTGCGCACCCTGCTCACGCCCCTCACGGTGGGCTCCACGAGCGGGTTCATGGGCCTGGCCATCATGCAGCCGGGTGAACGCATCAGCGAGCACTACCACCCGTACTCGGAGGAGTTCGTCTACGTCGTCCAGGGCGAGCTGGAAGTCGACCTGGACGACGTGACCCACCCGATCCGCGCCGACCAGGGCCTCATGGTCCCCATCGGCATGCGGCACCGCTTCCGCAACGTCGGTGACGTCGAAGCCCGGATGGTCTTCCACCTGGGTCCGCTGGCTCCGAAGCCGAGCATGGGCCACGTCGACACGGAGGCCCTGGAGGGGAACGCGAGCGGCGAAACGTACCCGGCCGTGCAGGAGGACGGCGCGCAGCCCGAGCGACGCGGGGTGCCCTCGTGA
- a CDS encoding SchA/CurD-like domain-containing protein, which yields MNTSTYTSQSAFDGSRLRVILLVDLHEGAQQRFLDAYEHMRSRVASVPGHLGDQLCQSVENPSQWLITSEWATAPPYLAWVNSEEHLETVRPMQDCVRDIRSLRYNIVRETGRALPPTAGTAEGVQAPVRVGDGVTRHALTFTVKPGSESKVADILAGYAPPQARADDSTRLRRTTLFMHGNRVVRTVEVEGDLQTALRHVSRQPEVRAVEEALNPHLEQSRDLADPASARAFFIRAAMPAVHHVARGGPEPAGLRRHALYYPAREGCGMALARLLAQQDETAAADPVGPVHRSTVFHRDDLVVRLIDTRDPETDPARALGVHGPRKAAVLARLLDGAALGVEGPLTSDRDATRLLAHTDMTLITDRRAAQS from the coding sequence GTGAACACTTCGACGTATACGTCCCAGTCGGCGTTCGACGGCTCCAGGCTGCGCGTCATCCTGCTCGTCGATCTCCACGAAGGCGCCCAGCAACGGTTCCTCGACGCGTACGAGCACATGCGCAGCCGTGTCGCGTCGGTTCCCGGTCACCTCGGTGACCAGCTGTGCCAGTCCGTGGAGAACCCGTCCCAGTGGCTCATCACCAGCGAATGGGCGACTGCGCCGCCGTATCTCGCCTGGGTGAACAGTGAGGAGCACCTCGAGACCGTCAGGCCCATGCAGGACTGCGTCCGGGACATCCGGTCGCTGCGTTACAACATCGTCCGTGAGACCGGGCGGGCCCTGCCGCCCACCGCCGGGACCGCCGAGGGGGTCCAGGCTCCGGTGCGGGTGGGCGACGGAGTGACGCGCCACGCGCTGACGTTCACCGTCAAGCCCGGCTCCGAGTCGAAGGTCGCGGACATCCTCGCCGGATACGCGCCGCCCCAGGCCCGCGCCGACGACTCCACCCGACTGCGCCGGACGACGCTGTTCATGCACGGCAACCGAGTCGTCCGCACCGTCGAGGTGGAGGGCGATCTGCAGACGGCGCTGCGCCACGTCTCGCGTCAGCCGGAGGTGCGGGCAGTCGAGGAAGCCCTCAATCCGCACCTGGAACAGAGCAGGGACCTGGCCGACCCCGCGTCGGCACGGGCCTTCTTCATCCGCGCGGCCATGCCGGCCGTACACCATGTGGCGCGTGGCGGACCGGAGCCCGCCGGTCTGCGGCGGCACGCCCTGTACTACCCGGCCCGTGAGGGCTGCGGCATGGCGCTGGCACGGCTGCTCGCCCAGCAGGACGAGACCGCCGCGGCCGACCCCGTCGGCCCCGTGCACCGCAGCACCGTCTTCCACCGGGACGACCTGGTCGTCCGTCTCATCGACACGCGGGATCCCGAGACCGATCCGGCCAGGGCGCTCGGCGTGCACGGCCCGAGGAAGGCCGCTGTGCTGGCCCGCCTGCTCGACGGCGCCGCACTCGGCGTCGAAGGGCCGCTCACGAGCGACCGGGACGCCACCCGCCTCCTGGCGCACACCGACATGACGCTGATCACCGATCGCAGGGCTGCCCAGTCCTGA
- a CDS encoding MTH1187 family thiamine-binding protein, which yields MIVAFSVTPLGVGEDVGEYVADAVRVVRESGLPNRTDAMFTSIEGEWDEVMDVVKRAVAAVEQRAPRVSLVLKADIRPGVTDGLTSKVETVERHLSE from the coding sequence ATGATCGTCGCCTTCTCCGTGACGCCGCTGGGCGTCGGCGAGGACGTGGGGGAGTACGTCGCCGACGCCGTCCGCGTGGTGCGCGAGTCGGGCCTGCCCAACCGGACCGACGCGATGTTCACCTCGATCGAGGGCGAGTGGGACGAGGTCATGGACGTCGTCAAGCGCGCCGTCGCCGCGGTCGAGCAGCGGGCTCCGCGGGTGTCCCTGGTCCTCAAGGCGGACATCCGCCCCGGAGTGACGGACGGGCTCACCTCCAAGGTGGAGACGGTGGAGCGGCACCTCTCCGAATAG